From Neospora caninum Liverpool complete genome, chromosome VIII, a single genomic window includes:
- a CDS encoding putative tim10/DDP zinc finger domain-containing protein → MDALPQKNILQAAAVAERLQEFTTAGFCFSRCVEVIKSRLNNAEKTCLWNCAQRWEETRHFINMRSRDLITKPHDGDLRPTDSKTL, encoded by the exons ATGGATGCTCTTCCGCAAAAAAATATCCTGCAGGCTGCGGCTGTCGCA GAGCGACTGCAAGAATTCACAACGGCGGGATTCTGTTTTTCCCGGTGTGTCGAAGTGATAA AAAGCCGACTGAATAATGCGGAGAAAACGTGCTTGTGGAACTGCGCACAGCGCTGGGAGGAAACCCGTCATTTCATCAACATGAGATCAAGGGATCTGATAACAAAGCCTCACGACGGTGACCTACGCCCAACAGATTCCAAAACGTTATGA